Proteins from a single region of Plasmodium brasilianum strain Bolivian I chromosome 13, whole genome shotgun sequence:
- a CDS encoding hypothetical protein (conserved Plasmodium protein) has protein sequence MESNTYFREIFLYVQVTGEKEEKRDNKELQEKYEQYELLELPEKQGLSEMYFDYMSKCFSFLLNQEHDYIISTLKKNGSLTSFFFSYLLNANRYYDLYFKNNEEREFSDLDMYVFEFYVKLVEIFMNKDRLETGIIKTTFLKIHIFMDIVMLFYKIKKDVITRVLNKLYVITKFHFFKINKYISFLYKELKCIKEKIEKYNSDSSISNNSNSNNPTKKDILDILLFQINEFIVCIYCFTKFFKEYKFYDTNENKLTNDLIIAKLLFHDQIGEEENNLEQNPSLVLRKEGGSSFLCLFIQTYIEMIRKLYSSSAEDTSKKSILFLRYEFAKVLKMFIKYNILYGNDKNKLLPLSIVIDLLTETCNDVSLHFLRNDIRMSKWKFLQNFVVEDKLDFEFFIYVNNFLKIKSKKGVEKMMKKIYENEINQVREIATACSSSMILEILKKNNFNVSNSLEHILNMNQEQMDILHKGQGTPSDASAYDSSNDERSGEVSVDVSGHVSSDEKSVVCSCDANDGKNGGKNRNVDEGIMDVITNNLTRTDNYYGYDKDRSKEKNVLEMLREQSLINKARKKKNAKYKYRNESMSEENKNKILNLLNQSSLSSDDLLKGSDDIFVNEKIIPTSYRKNYAEDEGQDVGSGDSDEEEKIKEKEMNRKKYSEMDRKKYGEMDRKKYGEMDRKKYGEMDRKKYGEMDRKKYGEMDRKKYGEMDRKKYGEMDRKKYGEMDRKKDGEMDRKKYGEMDRKKYGEMDRKKYGEMDRKKDGEMDRKKYGEMDNEVEKNIPRLHEQGRFYKNKCTPHLYATKSRGNYKGRGCSEALKRKEETKDDKGNDAGTTKSSAKGCCKLASCTHV, from the exons ATGGAATCGAATACATACTTTAGAGAAATTTTCCTGTATGTTCAGGTGACAGGGGAAAAGGAAGAGAAGCGAGACAACAAAGAGTTACAAGAAAAATACGAACAGTATGAGCTGTTGGAGTTGCCAGAGAAGCAAGGGCTGTCGGAGATGTACTTTGATTACATGAGCAAATGCTTCAGCTTTTTGTTGAATCAGGAGCATGACTATATAATCAGTACACTGAAGAAGAATGGGTCGTTGacgtccttttttttttcttatttattgaATGCCAATAGATATTacgatttatattttaaaaataatgaagagaGAGAATTTTCCGATTTAGATATGTACGTGTTtgaattttatgtaaaattagtggaaatatttatgaacaagGACAGGTTGGAAACGGGCATAATTAAAACGacgtttttaaaaatacatatttttatggaCATTGTAATgctattttataaaataaaaaaagatgttATAACAAGAGTATTGAATAAATTGTACGTTATTACTAAATTTCATTtcttcaaaataaataaatatatatcttttctatataaggaactaaaatgtataaaggaaaaaatagaaaaatataatagcgATAGTagtattagtaataatagtaatagtaataatcccaccaaaaaagatatactagatattcttcttttccaaataaatgaatttattgTATGCATTTACtgttttacaaaatttttcaaaGAATACAAATTTTATGATACGAATGAAAATAAGTTAACGAACGACTTAATTATTGCCAAACTGTTATTTCATGATCAAATAGGAGAGGAGGAAAATAATTTGGAACAGAACCCTTCGCTGGTTTTACGGAAAGAGGGGGGCTCTTCCTTTCTTTGCTTGTTCATACAGACTTATATCGAAATG ATACGTAAACTATACAGTAGCAGTGCAGAGGACACGAGCAAGAAATCCATTTTGTTCCTTCGATATGAATTTGCAAAAGTGTTGAAgatgtttataaaatacaatatattgTATGGAAACGACAAAAACAAACTTCTTCCCCTTTCAATTGTAATTGATCTGTTAACTGAAACATGTAATGATGTGagtcttcattttttaaggAATGACATACGTATGAGCAAATggaaatttttacaaaattttgtaGTTGAGGATAAACTtgattttgaattttttatttatgttaataattttttaaaaattaaaagtaaaaaaggagttgagaaaatgatgaaaaaaatatatgaaaatgaaattaatcaAGTAAGGGAAATAGCCACCGCTTGTAGTTCTAGTATGATTTtagaaattttgaaaaaaaataattttaatgtttcTAATTCTTTGGAGCATATTCTTAACATGAACCAGGAGCAAATGGATATACTGCACAAGGGTCAAGGCACTCCCTCGGATGCTAGTGCATATGATAGTAGTAATGATGAAAGAAGTGGGGAGGTTAGTGTTGACGTGAGTGGACATGTGAGTAGTGATGAAAAAAGTGTTGTGTGTAGTTGCGATGCAAATGATGGCAAAAATGGAGGTAAAAATAGAAACGTAGATGAAGGTATAATGGATGTTATAACGAATAACCTTACTAGGACTGATAATTATTATGGTTACGATAAAGATAGGAGTAAGGAAAAGAATGTGTTAGAAATGCTACGAGAGCAATCGTTAATTAACAAAGCacgtaaaaagaaaaacgcAAAGTACAAATATAGAAATGAATCAATGAGTGAAgagaataaaaacaaaattttgaaCCTTCTTAATCAATCAAGTTTATCCTCTGATGATTTGTTAAAGGGTTCAGATGATATCTTTGTCAATGAAAAGATTATCCCTACGTCCTATAGAAAGAACTATGCCGAGGATGAAGGGCAGGATGTAGGAAGTGGTGATAGCGATGAGGAGGAGAAGATTAAAGAGAAGGAAATGAATAGAAAGAAGTATAGCGAAATGGATAGAAAGAAGTATGGCGAAATGGATAGAAAGAAGTATGGCGAAATGGATAGAAAGAAGTATGGCGAAATGGATAGAAAGAAGTATGGCGAAATGGATAGAAAGAAGTATGGCGAAATGGATAGAAAGAAGTATGGCGAAATGGATAGAAAGAAGTATGGCGAAATGGATAGAAAGAAGTATGGCGAAATGGATAGAAAAAAGGATGGCGAAATGGATAGAAAGAAGTATGGCGAAATGGATAGAAAGAAGTATGGCGAAATGGATAGAAAGAAGTATGGCGAAATGGATAGAAAAAAGGATGGCGAAATGGATAGAAAGAAGTATGGCGAAATGGATAACGAAGTGGAGAAGAATATCCCGAGGTTGCATGAACAAGGGcgattttacaaaaataaatgcaccCCCCATCTTTATGCAACCAAGTCCAGGGGAAATTACAAAGGTAGAGGTTGTTCAGAGGcattaaaaaggaaagagGAAACAAAGGATGATAAGGGCAATGACGCGG GTACGACAAAAAGTTCAGCAAAGGGATGTTGTAAATTGGCAAGCTGCACCCACGTATAG
- a CDS encoding DNA-directed RNA polymerase III subunit RPC6, translating to MNANNKQLVKDIYRIGMLNSENFIRRVFVGLDHKDFINIENLEEIYEKKKKVKLRRCEIVYALNILENARACSIKNENNTIITRMRSEDVTKKLKELSDIDFLIFTKIENSQNNGIWTADLRKQTKLLIHQVQKGVKLLCENKLIKQVNNIHVKNRKMYILYDLEASEKVIGGSFYTDGVFNKKVVDYIRENICFYLYNNNNSNVISVINYVKKLNNSVCYFSDNDIYRVIKTLLYEERIKIYKNNNDEEYIYYYNNEKKIFFHNFPCFSCDIFNKCNSDTKTAINPKNCLYLNFYLNLESD from the exons atgaacgCAAACAATAAGCAGTTAGTGAaggatatatatagaataggTATGTTAAACAg TGAAAATTTCATCCGACGTGTCTTTGTAGGACTAGATCATAAGGactttataaatatagaaaatttagaagaaatatatgaaaaaaaaaaaaaagtaaagttAAGAAGATGCGAAATTGTTTATGCATTAAATATCCTTGAAAATGCAAGAGCTTgttcaataaaaaatgaaaataatacaattatAACGAGGATGAGAAGTGAAGATGTTAcgaaaaaattgaaagaaTTAAGTGATAtagattttttaatatttaccaaaattgaaaatagtCAAAACAATGGAATATGGACAGCTGATCTGAGAAAGCAGACCAAATTACTg ATACATCAAGTCCAAAAAGGAGTGAAGTTGCTttgtgaaaataaattaataaaacag GTAAATAATATCCATGTTAAAAATCGCAAAATGTACATACTGTATGATTTGGAAGCTTcagaaaag GTGATTGGTGGATCGTTCTACACGGACGGAGTGTTCAACAAAAAGGTTGTTGACTATATAAGAGAGAACATATGtttctatttatataacaataacaattcAAATGTTATTTCTGTTAttaattatgttaaaaaacTTAATAACAGTGTGTGTTATTTTTCGGACAACGATATATACAGAGTTATAAAAACGCTGTTATATGAGGAAAGaattaagatatataaaaataataatgatgaagaatatatttattattataacaatgaaaagaaaatttttttccataattttcCTTGCTTTTCATgtgatatttttaacaaatgTAATTCTGATACAAAAACAGCTATTAACCCGAAGAATtgcttatatttaaatttttatcttaatttaGAG aGCGATTAA